In one window of Halocatena salina DNA:
- a CDS encoding universal stress protein gives MSRLLTKHLVVPVANEEDARETAQVLDCYEYGQITVVHVIEKGEGVPDKLPLEQAEQRASDAFGAFRGFIPEIETATVYRRDVVAAIIEVAVDVDASAIAFHPRGGNRFIKFISGDKTLKLITNVDRPVITLPEEAENE, from the coding sequence ATGTCTAGATTGCTTACAAAACATCTCGTTGTCCCGGTTGCGAACGAAGAGGATGCTCGTGAAACGGCACAGGTGCTGGATTGCTATGAGTACGGTCAAATAACCGTCGTTCATGTAATCGAAAAGGGGGAAGGAGTGCCAGATAAGCTCCCGCTCGAACAGGCTGAACAACGGGCTTCGGATGCATTCGGTGCGTTCCGTGGATTCATTCCAGAGATAGAGACAGCAACTGTCTACCGAAGAGATGTTGTTGCTGCTATTATAGAAGTCGCGGTAGACGTAGATGCCAGCGCTATCGCGTTCCATCCCCGAGGCGGGAATCGCTTCATCAAATTTATATCGGGTGATAAGACGCTGAAATTGATCACGAACGTGGATCGTCCGGTTATCACCCTCCCAGAAGAGGCCGAAAACGAATGA
- a CDS encoding zinc ribbon domain-containing protein encodes MSNSNKEPEPPDTLSDALIQRIDSLQLPELKAILSYVERRIEALRTPIEEEIEATAAGDVLQIENHGAYALVRKHPPDSDGPGANTEIVSLYHVRREPQLDGTESLHWAYLGDVHNSEQIRCNSCGCHLDKNASVCPHCGSENVSQSETEG; translated from the coding sequence ATGAGTAACTCGAATAAGGAGCCGGAGCCACCGGATACCCTTTCGGATGCGTTGATTCAGCGTATCGACTCGCTACAGCTACCTGAGTTGAAAGCCATTCTTTCGTACGTCGAGCGCCGTATTGAGGCGCTTCGTACTCCGATCGAAGAGGAGATTGAAGCAACCGCAGCTGGGGACGTCCTCCAGATCGAGAACCACGGCGCGTACGCGCTCGTGCGAAAGCATCCGCCGGACTCAGATGGTCCTGGTGCTAATACAGAGATCGTTTCACTGTATCACGTCCGTCGGGAACCGCAGCTGGATGGAACAGAATCACTGCACTGGGCGTATCTCGGAGACGTCCATAACTCGGAACAAATTCGCTGTAATTCTTGCGGATGTCATCTTGATAAAAACGCATCTGTCTGTCCACATTGTGGCAGTGAGAATGTCAGCCAGTCTGAGACGGAGGGGTAA
- a CDS encoding Lrp/AsnC family transcriptional regulator, translating into MSFQIDTVDEQILYYLSQEARHTSAPDIAEKVDVSAPTVRNRIRRLEEAGVIRGYHVDINYQEVDGRLTNYYVCSTGSRDREEMAQRVLDISGVINVREIMSGKGDLRITVVGTDTDDLTRIAQGITSLGIEIDDEDLIHREYFRPYAPFGPRDEELASPVTGVAGLAGDADVVEVIVREDAPIAGKTLQEANEKGLVPSDVLVVRINRDEGTITPTGKTLIKEDDFVTIHSRSGVTEETLRVFTGS; encoded by the coding sequence ATGTCCTTTCAAATCGATACGGTCGATGAACAGATCTTATATTATCTCTCTCAAGAGGCCCGTCACACGTCTGCGCCCGATATCGCAGAGAAAGTCGACGTCTCAGCACCGACCGTTCGGAATCGAATCCGTCGACTCGAAGAAGCGGGTGTAATCCGAGGATATCATGTTGATATTAATTATCAGGAGGTAGACGGACGGCTCACGAACTACTACGTGTGCAGTACTGGCTCTCGTGACCGGGAAGAGATGGCCCAACGAGTCCTTGATATTTCGGGCGTGATAAACGTTCGAGAGATCATGTCCGGCAAAGGGGATCTCCGGATTACGGTCGTTGGGACGGACACCGACGATCTTACGCGAATCGCTCAGGGGATTACATCGCTTGGCATCGAAATCGACGACGAGGACCTGATTCATCGGGAGTATTTCCGCCCCTACGCGCCATTTGGTCCCCGTGATGAAGAGTTGGCCTCACCAGTCACCGGTGTCGCTGGACTCGCTGGCGATGCTGATGTCGTTGAAGTGATTGTCAGAGAGGACGCGCCAATCGCGGGGAAAACGCTTCAGGAAGCAAACGAGAAAGGACTTGTTCCCTCCGACGTGCTTGTCGTCCGAATTAATCGCGACGAAGGGACGATTACACCAACAGGAAAGACGCTGATCAAGGAGGATGATTTTGTTACCATCCACTCCCGATCTGGCGTTACTGAGGAGACGCTCCGAGTGTTTACCGGAAGTTAA
- a CDS encoding hydrolase — protein MTNATATPSERLLTRENCAITFIDHQPEMVLGVNTIETGALQNNVGGLAKTADVYDIPVVLSTIGREHNGPLFEEIRDVLSDETVIDRTSMNSWENEAYVEAVEATGRDRLVMAGLWTEVCVCFAALSALDAGYDVYVVADACGGRTAADHEHALERMVNAGATPVTWAQVLYEIQRDWADDGAREAHQISIDHAGDFGMAVQYGDFLEE, from the coding sequence ATGACAAACGCAACAGCAACGCCGAGCGAACGGTTACTCACACGGGAGAACTGCGCGATCACATTCATCGACCACCAACCAGAGATGGTACTTGGCGTCAATACGATCGAGACAGGAGCACTCCAAAACAACGTCGGTGGTCTTGCAAAGACGGCAGATGTGTACGATATTCCGGTCGTGCTTTCGACCATCGGCAGGGAACACAATGGGCCACTTTTTGAGGAAATTCGCGACGTACTCTCAGACGAAACGGTGATCGACCGCACGTCGATGAACTCGTGGGAGAATGAGGCGTACGTCGAGGCCGTCGAAGCGACGGGACGTGACAGGTTAGTCATGGCTGGTCTCTGGACGGAGGTATGCGTTTGCTTCGCCGCGCTCTCGGCGCTCGATGCAGGTTACGATGTGTATGTGGTAGCCGACGCCTGTGGGGGTCGGACGGCCGCCGATCATGAACATGCGCTTGAGCGGATGGTGAACGCGGGCGCGACGCCGGTCACCTGGGCCCAAGTCCTCTATGAAATTCAGCGTGATTGGGCTGACGACGGGGCCAGAGAGGCTCACCAGATCTCCATCGACCACGCTGGCGACTTCGGAATGGCTGTTCAATACGGGGACTTCTTGGAGGAGTAA
- a CDS encoding alpha/beta hydrolase, with protein sequence MDGPHQHQPLATAGATPEDAKAAVLLLHGRGATAQSMLQFAERFTDSVVYLAPQAARNTWYPNSFLAPIEQNEPGLSSGLQAINDVLDEIADAGIGPEHTLLLGFSQGGCLTAEFVARNTQRYGGVAVLSGGLIGPEDTSRDYEGSLSDTPVFLGCSDDDPHVPQERVHESTDVFKDLGGDVTERIYEGMGHTVNEDELRVVTDLLNRLTKDGSE encoded by the coding sequence ATGGATGGACCACACCAGCACCAGCCACTTGCAACGGCTGGTGCCACACCAGAGGATGCCAAAGCGGCAGTACTCCTTCTCCACGGCCGAGGAGCGACAGCACAGAGCATGTTACAGTTCGCTGAGAGGTTCACGGACAGCGTGGTCTATCTAGCGCCGCAGGCTGCCCGAAACACGTGGTACCCGAACTCGTTCCTTGCGCCGATCGAGCAGAACGAACCGGGACTCTCTTCAGGACTACAGGCCATCAATGACGTCCTCGACGAGATAGCGGATGCTGGCATCGGGCCCGAACATACGCTACTACTCGGGTTTTCACAGGGGGGCTGTCTCACCGCGGAGTTCGTTGCCCGCAACACTCAGCGCTATGGTGGCGTCGCCGTTCTTTCGGGAGGATTGATCGGTCCCGAGGACACGTCGCGCGACTACGAGGGATCGCTTTCCGATACGCCGGTTTTTCTCGGCTGTAGTGATGACGATCCACACGTCCCACAAGAGCGCGTCCACGAGTCAACAGATGTTTTTAAAGATCTTGGGGGCGACGTAACCGAACGCATCTACGAGGGCATGGGTCATACCGTCAACGAGGACGAGCTTCGAGTCGTGACCGATCTCCTCAATCGCCTCACAAAAGATGGATCGGAGTAA
- a CDS encoding VOC family protein, with translation MTDDQSTTNDEVPVTAEHPDSATQLAGVDHITLIGSNIEDTVEFYRDVLGMPLVLRQPNLDAPDVTHLFFDTGDGRILTFFVEEDRQSHQGPQRPGVGAVHHLAFRYEPERLAEISEALEAHDHRYSEVDRGIFRSIYTYDHNGLTIELAADKFEIPDDQRGEALALAQQKRVEAGAEYAKEEHLEAAIEDLGLPVERHDFPTS, from the coding sequence ATGACGGATGATCAATCGACGACCAATGACGAAGTGCCTGTAACAGCTGAGCATCCCGATAGTGCGACTCAGCTCGCCGGGGTAGACCACATCACTCTTATCGGAAGCAATATCGAGGACACAGTCGAATTTTATCGGGACGTTCTCGGAATGCCGCTGGTGCTGCGCCAGCCGAACCTTGACGCGCCCGACGTGACCCACCTGTTCTTCGATACAGGCGATGGCCGCATTCTCACATTTTTCGTTGAAGAAGACCGTCAGTCACATCAAGGCCCACAGCGACCGGGCGTCGGTGCGGTTCATCACCTCGCATTCCGGTACGAGCCCGAACGCCTCGCTGAGATCAGTGAGGCACTCGAAGCGCACGATCACCGATACAGCGAGGTCGATCGTGGTATCTTCCGGTCGATATACACGTACGACCATAACGGACTCACCATCGAACTCGCTGCCGATAAGTTCGAGATTCCCGACGACCAGCGCGGCGAAGCGCTCGCGCTCGCCCAGCAAAAGCGCGTCGAGGCGGGGGCGGAGTACGCCAAGGAAGAACATCTCGAAGCAGCCATCGAAGACCTCGGCCTGCCGGTCGAACGTCACGACTTCCCCACTTCCTGA
- a CDS encoding aldehyde dehydrogenase family protein, with amino-acid sequence MPRGPAGDQYLLLPCGEGSRLRGTRKPASSRDMRLSTVEEPSGVAAPITLWNCSIAIPPWKMAATLASGNTVVFKPAASDRTSPVNSSSVSMTLDY; translated from the coding sequence TTGCCCCGAGGTCCAGCGGGCGATCAATATCTTTTATTACCATGCGGAGAAGGCTCGCGACTACGGGGCACGCGGAAACCGGCGAGCAGCCGCGATATGCGGCTGTCCACTGTCGAAGAACCGTCCGGTGTGGCTGCGCCCATCACGCTGTGGAACTGCTCGATTGCGATCCCCCCGTGGAAGATGGCTGCCACGCTCGCATCCGGGAACACCGTTGTGTTCAAACCTGCTGCGTCAGACCGAACATCGCCCGTAAATTCGTCATCTGTCTCGATGACGCTGGATTACTGA